In Zygosaccharomyces rouxii strain CBS732 chromosome D complete sequence, one DNA window encodes the following:
- a CDS encoding uncharacterized protein (weakly similar to uniprot|P43542 Saccharomyces cerevisiae YFL062W COS4 Protein of unknown function member of a family of conserved often subtelomerically-encoded proteins), producing MPIMEKDSFKSPLVPALPADVFRYRFIWKIYETIKNYPWVTSQLVLYMSFLFVVEPCVEISELFIGVYLTGMFLSMIYILFLLRYICRDDSKPFSNVELLRDTVLAVDPGVDARKWDIVTSKVNYVLYDNGYRRTPYYFFNRSHCWSVSHHYILRFDSEAAERYRQAVNKCFDDFLQDKPYGCGSKLGRELNVKLASDRGFTIPTFICIISFSFSLLSMNDSRKRLKWFTNINKVGLFVFFCVTFVSIYKGRGMVKYKALGVLHRIKFLATAMQHAPGNDLEKWDHIARHMNYYLHEKGVWRRPEENFFDGKECLDFYRSQFEPLASASTKLFYVELRDIVQETNKVCGSPVVGLV from the coding sequence ATGCCCATAATGGAGAAAGATAGCTTTAAAAGTCCCTTGGTGCCTGCGTTGCCAGCTGATGTTTTCAGGTACCGGTTCATATGGAAGATTTATGAAACTATCAAGAATTACCCCTGGGTGACATCGCAACTTGTCCTTTACATGTCGTTTCTATTTGTGGTTGAACCATGTGTAGAAATCTCCGAATTATTCATCGGTGTGTATCTTACTGGTATGTTCCTAAGCATGATTTATattctatttcttcttcggTACATCTGCAGGGATGATTCCAAACCTTTCTCAAATGTCGAACTTCTACGTGACACTGTTCTAGCAGTTGATCCAGGCGTCGATGCTAGGAAATGGGATATTGTGACGTCCAAAGTGAATTATGTTCTTTATGATAATGGTTATCGAAGGACACCATATTACTTTTTCAATAGGTCACACTGTTGGTCTGTGTCTCACCATTATATTTTAAGATTCGATTCTGAGGCTGCTGAACGGTACAGACAGGCCGTGAACAAGTGTTTCGACGATTTTTTACAAGATAAGCCTTATGGTTGCGGTTCTAAACTCGGGAGAGAACTTAATGTTAAGCTTGCCTCCGATAGGGGCTTCACGATTCCCACATTTATTTGCATCATTAGTTTTAGTTTTTCCCTTCTGAGTATGAATGACAGTAGAAAGAGACTAAAATGGTTTACGAACATTAACAAGGTTGgtttgtttgttttcttttgtGTTACCTTTGTTTCCATATACAAAGGACGTGGTATGGTTAAGTATAAGGCCCTAGGAGTCTTGCATAGAATAAAGTTTCTAGCTACTGCAATGCAGCATGCTCCAGGAAACGACCTGGAAAAATGGGATCACATCGCTAGACACATGAATTATTATTTACATGAAAAAGGAGTGTGGCGGAGACCAGAAGAGAACTTTTTCGACGGGAAGGAGTGTTTAGACTTTTACAGATCCCAATTTGAACCGCTAGCTTCTGCATCTACAAAATTGTTCTACGTAGAGCTCAGAGATATTGTTCAGGAAACCAATAAAGTCTGTGGATCCCCAGTAGTCGGCTTGGTCTAA
- the URA1 gene encoding dihydroorotate dehydrogenase (highly similar to uniprot|P28272 Saccharomyces cerevisiae YKL216W URA1 The enzyme catalyzes the conversion of dihydroorotic acid to orotic acid dihydroorotate dehydrogenase), with product MSASLATTFLNHTYENPFMNASGVHCMDYKELDELDNSNASTFITKSSTSLRREGNPEPRYFSVPLGSINSMGLPNEGFDYYLKYVSERQQKKPNTNPAFFSVAGMSVDENLKMLRAIQESDFNGVTELNLSCPNVPGKPQVAYDFDLLKEILGKVFEFFTKPLGVKLPPYFDFAHFDTAASILNQFPLVYVNCINSIGNGLYIDTEKESVVIKPKDGFGGLGGEYIKPTALANVRAFYTRLNPSIKIFGTGGIRTGKDAFEHLLCGATMLQVGTELYKEGVSVFDRIEKELKEIMDKKGYTSIEQFRGKLSSL from the coding sequence ATGTCTGCATCTTTAGCTACTACTTTTTTGAACCATACCTATGAGAATCCTTTCATGAACGCATCAGGTGTGCATTGCATGGACTACAAGGAATTGGACGAATTAGATAACTCTAATGCTTCTACTTTTATAACTAAGAGCTCTACTTCCTTAAGGAGAGAAGGAAACCCAGAACCACGTTACTTTTCGGTCCCGCTAGGCAGCATCAATTCTATGGGTTTGCCAAATGAAGGTTTTGATTACTACTTGAAATATGTCAGCGAACGTCAACAAAAAAAACCTAATACGAATCCTGCCTTTTTCTCGGTTGCTGGTATGAGcgttgatgaaaatttgaagatgctaaGAGCCATTCAAGAAAGTGATTTTAATGGTGTAACGGAGTTGAACTTGTCCTGCCCAAACGTACCAGGAAAACCTCAAGTTGCTTACGATTTTGATTTGCTCAAGGAAATCTTGGGAAAAGTATTCGAATTCTTCACTAAGCCATTAGGTGTTAAGTTACCCCCTTACTTTGATTTCGCTCATTTTGACACAGCGGCAAGCATACTGAACCAATTCCCTCTAGTTTACGTCAATTGTATCAATAGTATTGGGAATGGACTGTACATTGATACTGAAAAGGAGAGTGTTGTTATCAAACCCAAAGATGGCTTTGGTGGTCTCGGAGGTGAATATATCAAACCCACTGCGTTGGCAAATGTTCGAGCATTTTATACCCGTTTGAATCCATCTATTAAAATTTTCGGAACTGGAGGCATTAGAACTGGAAAAGATGCATTCGAGCACCTATTGTGCGGTGCAACTATGTTACAAGTTGGTACAGAACTATACAAGGAAGGTGTTTCTGTCTTTGACCGCAtagagaaagaattaaaggAAATCATGGACAAAAAAGGCTACACTTCAATCGAACAATTTCGCGGGAAACTGAGTAGCTTGTAA
- a CDS encoding glutathione S-transferase (similar to uniprot|P40582 Saccharomyces cerevisiae YIR038C GTT1 ER associated glutathione S-transferase capable of homodimerization expression induced during the diauxic shift and throughout stationary phase functional overlap with Gtt2p Grx1p and Grx2p): protein MSLPIIRVHFLNESRAFRVLWLLDQLKLDYEIVPYRRDASFRAPEELKKLHPLGKSPLLEVEDRKTGKRKILAESGYIFQYVLKHFDKAKSLDNADSDKSEEIQYYLHYAEGSLQPPLIVDMLFSMDPYGTLPFPLSYIPGMVTQKIVENYSKGEIKNQLDFIEGEIAKNDGYLVGGKLSAADILMSFPIDMAFGGPYGHQFADPKQYPVIDKWLKNLKTLVSYTSAKYKAGANGAQF, encoded by the coding sequence ATGTCGTTACCTATCATTAGAGTTCATTTTTTGAATGAGTCAAGGGCTTTTAGGGTGTTGTGGCTGCTAGACCAGTTGAAACTGGATTATGAGATAGTACCCTACAGGAGGGACGCAAGTTTTCGTGCTCCTgaggaattgaagaagctaCACCCTTTGGGTAAATCGCCATTGCTTGAAGTGGAGGATAGAAAGACAGGTAAAAGGAAAATTCTGGCTGAGTCAGGATACATTTTCCAGTATGTCCTGAAGCATTTTGACAAGGCTAAATCCTTGGACAACGCAGACAGCGATAAGTCCGAAGAGATTCAATACTATTTGCACTACGCGGAGGGCTCCCTACAACCTCCTCTCATAGTCGACATGCTATTTTCCATGGACCCATATGGAACACTTCCATTTCCACTTTCTTATATCCCCGGAATGGTGACCCAAAAGATTGTAGAAAATTACTCTAAAGGTGAGATAAAAAACCAACTAGATTTTATCGAAGGCGAAATCGCTAAGAATGATGGCTATTTGGTCGGCGGCAAGTTGAGTGCTGCTGATATCTTAATGTCCTTCCCAATTGACATGGCCTTTGGCGGTCCGTATGGCCATCAGTTTGCCGATCCTAAGCAGTATCCAGTTATTGACAAATGGCTCAAGAATCTAAAGACTTTGGTTTCTTATACAAGCGCAAAGTACAAAGCCGGGGCTAACGGTGCCCAATTTTAA
- a CDS encoding uncharacterized protein (conserved hypothetical protein), with the protein MVEFGHEFRRKHFPLIEKDVVPINHGSFGVTPSSVIEYQKQRMEEEEKYTDAFFSLNSTEKYVEQLKQLGSYMGVDYRNFALVTNATTAVNAVLRSLPWDFSKDKILFHSTTYQACANTVRFLKDYFKLQYDVVELQYPLEDDEVLELFEKKLSTGEYKMCLFDMITSMPGVKLPYQQLISLCQKYNVWSLIDGAHAAGQVDLSFLDRLKPDFMTTNLHKWLFVPKTCAMLYVNPKHHDLIQTFPVSWSYGMKLIESPSTSQEVQHNENLLINKFMFVGTATYAQVLSVSEALKFRSDVCGGEDNIRKYQYDLQKRAIEQVKKVFGPGSESLQNSTGSLNPPGLFNVSLPFAEEYMPVLRNLQDDFGYFRVFKYKCDRKMLAENKAYAPFVIHNGKIWVRFSVNLYNELDDYSAGAASVKSVMEQVLHTELENLKLKA; encoded by the coding sequence ATGGTTGAATTCGGGCATGAGTTCAGGAGAAAACATTTCCCATTGATTGAAAAGGATGTTGTTCCAATAAACCATGGATCGTTTGGTGTCACTCCCTCTTCTGTTATAGAGTATCAAAAACAGCGTATGGAGGAGGAAGAGAAGTATACGGATGCATTCTTTTCCCTCAATTCCACTGAGAAGTATGTAGAGCAACTCAAACAACTTGGTTCCTACATGGGAGTGGACTATCGAAACTTTGCACTTGTCACCAATGCTACAACAGCGGTAAACGCCGTTCTCAGATCCTTACCCTgggatttttccaaagataagattttatttcattctACTACGTATCAAGCTTGCGCAAATACAGTTAGATTTCTTAAGGACTATTTCAAACTTCAATACGACGTCGTGGAGCTTCAATATCCTCTggaggatgatgaagtgCTTGAGCTTTTCGAAAAGAAACTCTCCACAGGTGAATACAAGATGTGTCTCTTTGACATGATTACATCCATGCCGGGTGTAAAATTGCCTTATCAGCAACTCATTTCTTTGTGCCAGAAGTACAATGTTTGGTCACTAATCGATGGTGCTCATGCCGCGGGTCAAGTGGACCTTAGTTTTTTGGATAGGTTAAAACCTGACTTCATGACAACCAATTTGCATAAGTGGTTGTTTGTGCCAAAAACCTGTGCAATGCTTTATGTCAATCCCAAGCACCACGATTTAATCCAGACTTTTCCTGTATCATGGTCTTATGGAATGAAACTTATTGAATCTCCCAGCACTTCACAGGAGGTTCAACATAACGAAAATCTACTAATCAATAAGTTTATGTTTGTGGGCACGGCCACGTACGCCCAGGTGCTTTCCGTGTCAGAAGCACTAAAGTTTCGTTCTGATGTTTGTGGAGGTGAAGACAACATTAGAAAATATCAAtatgatttacaaaaaagAGCCATTGAACAGGTGAAGAAAGTTTTTGGTCCAGGTTCTGAGTCATTGCAAAACTCTACCGGCTCATTGAATCCGCCAGGTCTCTTTAACGTTTCCCTGCCGTTTGCCGAAGAATACATGCCTGTCCTTCGTAATCTCCAGGATGACTTTGGATATTTTAGGGTTTTCAAATACAAGTGTGATAGGAAAATGCTTGCTGAGAATAAGGCATATGCTCCGTTTGTGATACacaatggaaaaatttgggtTAGGTTCAGTGTCAACTTGTACAATGAACTTGATGACTATAGTGCTGGTGCTGCAAGCGTCAAATCAGTGATGGAACAAGTCCTTCATACAGAGCTGGAAAATCTAAAACTGAAGGCATGA
- a CDS encoding uncharacterized protein (no similarity), with protein sequence MRKENPDSAVTAPPLNKHVVLMADLKAATLAKYSSKTKVILGSNLTDCPLYAHLCRRSQIRLHSLQSFIYVFLIAIS encoded by the coding sequence atgagaaaagaaaatcctgATAGCGCCGTTACGGCACCTCCACTTAATAAGCACGTCGTTCTCATGGCCGATTTGAAAGCTGCTACTCTAGCGAAGTATTCTAGTAAAACTAAAGTCATTCTTGGTAGTAATCTTACTGATTGTCCTTTATATGCCCATCTCTGCCGTCGAAGCCAAATTCGCCTCCACTCATTACAATCCTTCATTTATGTTTTTCTTATCGCAATCTCTTGA
- the PAN3 gene encoding PAN-complex poly(A)-binding subunit PAN3 (similar to uniprot|P36102 Saccharomyces cerevisiae YKL025C PAN3 Essential subunit of the Pan2p-Pan3p poly(A)-ribonuclease complex which acts to control poly(A) tail length and regulate the stoichiometry and activity of postreplication repair complexes) — protein MSGIGWEKMDWPKDIPCRNVTIYGFCKKEKEGCPFKHDSNDYTNVKVPASAYADNNSSNFNPIVSSNTGSSTSKFNAKASASFTPMSAKTSGFVPLNSGSTNGMGPVAEPPWLSTVPQQPYVSPTYNPYATGSFTPTSSAGNPLNPMGITATDAGTDFNLPMADAAAAMGIGELSQTDTDAKVNLPIMYPPMHSLLQYHLYAPDPPPHLRASLRPNERMAQDLFIPNDLREQLVKRNLASLQIFPLGGAIPSVVQDYFGLVPLDFNKNSGKKDSFMGHKNSLYKVFSNVDGKVYLLRRVHSVANVEPSYISKTFHAWSNVDCNNVVKLVDLFLTTKFGDSSLCAVYDFYPMANSLYEDHFVNFPLKPITQEYLWSYLVQLSNALNSVHSQGLVVDVLDLHKVIVTGSPGRIKIADCGPLDVLKAGKTRDIVAEQQESFGKLGNLLIELATKLGPEGGAQTESVDNLVVDEKFKDVLKYLLSDKPKSVTELTCMFHDKIFSVINSSLTYAEYTEGVLSKELENGRLFRLICKLNFIYGRMEHRIDVNWSESGDKFPILLFYDYVFHQVDATGKNIMDLTHVLRCLNKLDAGVLEKIALVTPDEMNCIIVSYKELRDLIDTTFRILCQ, from the coding sequence ATGAGTGGAATAGGTTGGGAAAAGATGGATTGGCCTAAGGATATTCCCTGTAGAAACGTTACAATATATGGCTTTTgtaagaaggaaaaggaagGATGTCCATTTAAGCACGACAGCAATGATTATACAAATGTTAAAGTTCCCGCGTCAGCATATGCTGATAATAACAGTAGTAATTTCAACCCTATAGTTAGTTCAAATACTGGCTCTTCAACATCGAAATTTAATGCTAAGGCATCTGCAAGTTTCACACCGATGTCGGCCAAGACTTCAGGTTTTGTGCCGCTTAATAGTGGTAGTACGAATGGCATGGGACCTGTTGCAGAACCACCATGGCTTTCAACAGTACCCCAGCAACCTTATGTGAGTCCGACCTATAATCCTTATGCTACTGGTAGCTTTACACCTACATCATCAGCTGGAAACCCATTGAATCCGATGGGGATTACAGCAACAGATGCTGGTACAGATTTTAACTTACCAATGGCTGATGCGGCAGCTGCGATGggtattggtgaattatcaCAAACTGATACTGATGCAAAGGTCAATTTACCCATTATGTACCCACCGATGCATAGTCTTTTGCAATACCATCTATATGCGCCGGATCCGCCTCCACATCTCAGGGCATCTTTGAGACCTAATGAACGCATGGCTCAGGACCTTTTTATCCCTAACGACTTAAGAGAGCAATTGGTCAAGAGGAATTTAGCGTCTTTACAAATTTTCCCTCTTGGTGGAGCTATCCCCAGTGTAGTTCAAGATTATTTCGGATTGGTACCATTGGATTTTAACAAGAATTCTGGTAAGAAGGATTCATTCATGGGTCATAAGAATTCACTCTACAAGGTGTTCTCCAATGTAGACGGTAAGGTTTATTTATTACGTCGAGTTCATTCGGTGGCCAATGTGGAACCTTCATACATTTCAAAGACATTCCATGCTTGGAGTAACGTCGATTGTAACAATGTTGTTAAACTAGTGGATCTTTTCTTGACGACAAAATTTGGCGATTCTTCCCTGTGCGCGGTGTATGACTTTTATCCAATGGCTAACTCACTGTATGAAGatcattttgtaaatttccCTTTGAAGCCTATTACACAGGAATACTTGTGGTCATATTTGGTGCAATTGAGTAATGCATTGAACTCAGTTCATTCCCAGGGGTTAGTGGTTGATGTGCTTGATCTTCATAAAGTTATTGTTACTGGATCTCCCGGTAGAATTAAGATTGCAGATTGTGGACCCCTAGACGTTTTAAAAGCTGGGAAGACGAGAGACATTGTAGCAGAACAACAGGAATCTTTTGGCAAGTTAGGAAATCTTCTGATCGAATTAGCTACGAAGTTGGGACCAGAAGGTGGAGCGCAAACCGAATCTGTAGATAATTTGGtggttgatgaaaaattcaaagatgtgCTCAAATATCTATTGAGTGACAAACCTAAATCAGTTACGGAATTGACTTGCATGTTCCATGATAAAATCTTTAGTGTcataaattcatctttgacATATGCGGAATATACTGAAGGTGTTCTatcaaaggaattggagAATGGGAGATTGTTCAGATTAATTTGcaaattgaatttcatATATGGCAGAATGGAACACCGAATAGATGTGAATTGGTCTGAATCTGGTGATAAGTTTCCCATTTTGTTATTTTATGACTACGTTTTCCATCAAGTAGATGCAACGGGTAAGAATATTATGGACCTAACACATGTACTGAGATGTTTGAATAAATTAGATGCTGGTGTATTAGAGAAGATTGCATTAGTAACACCCGATGAGATGAATTGCATCATTGTTAGTTATAAAGAATTAAGAGATTTGATAGATACGACGTTTAGAATATTGTGCCAATGA
- a CDS encoding SDR family oxidoreductase (similar to uniprot|P40579 Saccharomyces cerevisiae YIR035C Hypothetical ORF), which translates to MVKSVIVTGVSRGIGKSLVEEILDDRESAIVTGIARSESSLKSLKEQFGDKFFYVVGDVTDKNAASALVQEALNKTGKIDSVVANAGVLEPVQNVQRADVDDWKKLFDVNFFSVVTLATLAMPHLIKSQGNLVFVSSGASTKCYSGWGAYGASKAALNHLALTISKECDGVKAISVAPGVVDTQMQVEIREKFGPTGMTPESLKRFNDLKANGDLLDVKVPARVYAKLALQGIPNELNGEYLRYNDKRLG; encoded by the coding sequence ATGGTTAAATCTGTGATAGTAACTGGTGTGTCAAGAGGCATTGGTAAATCTTTGGTGGAGGAGATTCTTGACGACAGAGAGAGTGCCATTGTAACCGGTATCGCTAGGTCAGAAAGttcattgaaaagtttGAAAGAACAGTTTGGTGACAAGTTCTTCTATGTGGTTGGTGATGTTACAGATAAGAATGCTGCTAGTGCATTGGTACAGGAGGCATTGAACAAGACCGGTAAGATTGATTCTGTTGTTGCTAACGCTGGCGTATTGGAACCTGTACAAAATGTACAGCGGGCTGATGTTGACGACTGGAAGAAATTATTTGATGTGAATTTCTTCAGTGTTGTTACTTTGGCTACACTGGCTATGCCGCACTTGATTAAAAGCCAGGGAAACTTGGTCTTTGTTAGCTCTGGTGCAAGTACTAAATGTTACAGTGGTTGGGGTGCCTATGGTGCTTCGAAGGCAGCATTAAACCATTTAGCACTTaccatttcaaaagagtGCGATGGCGTTAAAGCAATTTCTGTGGCTCCCGGTGTGGTAGATACTCAAATGCAAGTTGAGATTAGAGAGAAATTTGGCCCTACTGGCATGACGCCAGAGTCACTGAAGAGATTCAACGATTTGAAAGCTAATGGTGATCTATTGGACGTTAAAGTTCCAGCAAGAGTCTATGCTAAATTAGCGCTCCAGGGAATTCCTAACGAATTAAACGGCGAATATTTGAGATACAACGACAAGAGATTGGGTTAA
- a CDS encoding uncharacterized protein (similar to uniprot|P15700 Saccharomyces cerevisiae YKL024C URA6) produces the protein MLRNISCRFLKAPHATSVTFSRAASLSSMSARRTAVFGNARSLINTRCYSEQSGAKGDSAKNQSSSSPPPQPSNSGKGRLLVVLGLLAIGSTIASINYQKNDPAEFLEEKSFQAPEEQPLFSDDQISVIFVLGGPGSGKGTQCAKLVQNHQFVHLSAGDLLRAEQAREGSQYGALIKKYITEGLIVPQEITVQLLKQAIESKYKEGKTRFLVDGFPRKMDQAITFEKVVAPSKFTLFFECPEQVMLQRLLERGKTSGRDDDNIESIKKRFKTFIDTSMPVVEHFAKQSKVVRVRCDEPVDAVYGHVETAIKDKI, from the coding sequence ATGTTGAGAAACATTAGTTGCAGATTTTTGAAGGCTCCACATGCTACCAGCGTTACCTTCTCAAGAGCTGCTTCTCTTTCGAGCATGTCAGCTCGAAGAACAGCAGTTTTTGGTAATGCAAGATCATTGATCAATACTCGTTGTTACTCTGAGCAATCTGGAGCTAAGGGTGACTCTGCAAAGAACCAGTCATCTTCTTCCCCACCACCACAACCATCCAACTCCGGTAAAGGTAGGCTATTGGTTGTCCTGGGTCTTTTAGCAATTGGTTCTACTATTGCTTCTATCAATTACCAAAAGAATGATCCAGCTGAATTTTTAGAGGAAAAGTCATTTCAAGCCCCTGAAGAACAACCACTATTTTCTGATGATCAGATTTCTGTCATCTTTGTTCTTGGTGGTCCCGGTAGTGGTAAAGGAACCCAATGTGCTAAATTGGTGCAGAATCATCAATTCGTTCACTTGTCTGCAGGTGATTTATTGAGAGCTGAACAGGCAAGAGAAGGTTCTCAATATGGTGCCTTAATCAAAAAATATATTACTGAGGGTCTAATTGTTCCACAAGAAATTACAGTTCAACTGCTAAAGCAAGCAATTGAATCTAAGTACAAGGAAGGTAAGACAAGATTTTTGGTTGATGGTTTCCCCAGAAAGATGGATCAAGCCatcacttttgaaaaagtggtTGCCCCCAGTAAGTTTACACTCTTCTTTGAATGTCCAGAACAAGTGATGTTACAAAGATTGTTAGAGCGTGGTAAGACCAGTGGTAGAGATGACGATAACATTGAGTCTAtcaagaaaagattcaaGACATTTATAGACACCAGTATGCCCGTTGTGGAACATTTTGCAAAGCAATCTAAAGTGGTCAGAGTTCGCTGTGATGAACCTGTAGACGCAGTCTATGGTCATGTGGAAACCGCCATCAAAGATAAgatttaa
- a CDS encoding uncharacterized protein (no similarity), translating into MDDSAIVAFLLSDDEEEDFEDVICDLREGLQINDVEASKKSKRSKKKKKPFDYSSVGGGFQESSRRGKKFKKGPKSSELEITIEEEKLEIIICEEELFGSTNSGNNRKRSNNKRNGRKNKKIPEENSPILEEPLKSEKKPKNRRNRHKTEEKNDEEFRIDDAKPLEEFSINQDKNAIKKSKLRRDVFKPEQEPDKKPKSKKLDAPKSQQKQNSKPKKSDPVPNSNSKPRSNSKPKSKPESNPKPNRKSDPNHKLKDDKKKKKKNEKD; encoded by the coding sequence ATGGATGATTCAGCCATCGTGGCATTCCTTTTgagtgatgatgaagaagaagattttgaagatgtaaTATGTGATTTAAGAGAAGGTCTTCAAATTAACGATGTTGAAGCTTCAAAAAAATCGAAGAGatccaagaagaagaagaagccGTTTGATTACTCTTCTGTGGGTGGTGGCTTTCAAGAATCATCTCGTCGTGGAAAAAAGTTTAAGAAAGGTCCTAAATCGAGTGAACTGGAGATtacaattgaagaagaaaagctTGAAATTATTATATGTGAAGAAGAACTATTTGGTAGTACTAATAGTGGTAATAACAGGAAAAGAAGTAATAATAAGAGGAATGGTAGaaagaataagaaaatTCCAGAAGAAAATAGTCCAATTTTGGAAGAACCGCTGAAGTCTGAAAAGAAACCGAAAAATAGACGTAATCGTCATAAAACTGAAGAGAAAAATGACGaagaatttagaattgaTGATGCTAAACCTCTCGAAGAATTCAGTATCAATCAAGATAAAAATGCTATTAAAAAGTCAAAATTAAGACGTGATGTTTTTAAACCTGAACAAGAGCCTGACAAAAAGccaaaatccaagaaactTGACGCACCCAAGTCTCAGCAAAAACAAAATTCCAAGCCCAAGAAATCTGATCCAGttccaaattcaaattcaaaaccAAGATCGAACTCGAAGCCAAAATCGAAGCCAGAATCAAACCCAAAACCAAACCGAAAATCAGACCCAAATCACAAGCTTAAGGAcgataagaagaagaaaaagaagaacgaAAAAGACTAA